Proteins found in one Nitrospirae bacterium CG2_30_53_67 genomic segment:
- a CDS encoding Appr-1-p processing protein: protein MIDLKKDDILTADVEALVNTVNCVGVMGRGIALQFRKAFPENFKEYQAVCERGELKPGKMFVHEQGQLTNPHYIINFPTKDHWKGKSRLEYVDAGLEALIKEVRQRGISSIAIPPLGCGLGGLKWSDVRPRIERAFESMPDVRVLLYEPKGAPQASDMVKTAQRPKITVGRAALLGLMNQYLNALMDPFVSLLEIHKLMYFMQEAGEKLKLRYSKGLYGPYSENLRHVLSLIEGHFIQGYADAEDNPQKQIELLPGSADHAMTLLARHAETRKHFDRVTDLVKGFETPFGMELLSTVHWVAIREECVTVDQAIEKTHAWNPRKQMFEPEHIRIAWNVLQQKGWLSKVS, encoded by the coding sequence ATGATTGATCTGAAAAAAGACGACATTCTGACCGCGGACGTAGAGGCCTTGGTCAATACGGTAAATTGCGTCGGCGTTATGGGGCGCGGTATTGCGCTTCAGTTCCGCAAGGCCTTTCCGGAGAACTTCAAGGAGTATCAGGCTGTTTGCGAGAGGGGTGAATTGAAACCCGGCAAGATGTTCGTTCATGAGCAAGGCCAACTGACGAATCCGCATTACATTATCAATTTCCCCACCAAGGACCATTGGAAGGGCAAGAGCCGGCTTGAGTATGTCGATGCAGGATTGGAGGCGCTGATAAAGGAAGTGCGGCAGCGAGGCATTAGCTCGATCGCTATTCCACCGTTGGGCTGCGGCCTGGGCGGACTGAAGTGGAGTGATGTGCGACCGCGCATCGAACGCGCTTTTGAATCCATGCCCGATGTGCGTGTGCTGCTCTACGAACCGAAAGGAGCTCCGCAAGCTTCCGACATGGTCAAAACAGCGCAAAGACCGAAGATAACCGTTGGGCGAGCCGCTTTGCTCGGGCTGATGAATCAATACCTGAATGCCTTAATGGATCCTTTTGTATCGCTGCTCGAAATTCACAAGCTTATGTATTTCATGCAGGAAGCCGGCGAAAAGTTGAAGCTCCGATACAGCAAGGGTCTTTACGGCCCCTATTCCGAGAACCTTCGCCATGTGCTCAGCCTCATTGAAGGACACTTCATCCAGGGCTATGCCGATGCAGAAGACAACCCGCAGAAACAAATCGAATTGCTTCCTGGATCGGCCGACCACGCAATGACATTGCTTGCGCGCCATGCTGAAACTCGCAAACACTTTGACCGGGTGACAGACCTGGTGAAAGGATTTGAGACGCCTTTTGGCATGGAGCTGCTTTCAACCGTTCACTGGGTTGCTATACGCGAGGAATGTGTCACTGTGGATCAAGCCATCGAGAAGACGCATGCATGGAACCCCAGAAAGCAAATGTTTGAACCGGAGCATATCCGGATTGCCTGGAATGTTCTTCAGCAGAAGGGCTGGCTGTCCAAGGTCAGTTGA